Within the Ochrobactrum sp. Marseille-Q0166 genome, the region TGCGGATCGTCAAACGCGTCTGATGATTTTGGATTATTTCGGCCGGATTGCGCGATCCACCAATCATAATAATGGCCCGGTTTTAAGGACCGGCCAGCATCTTTCAAAGCTTGAGAAGAATGACACCGAATTCGAAGCTATCGCTTGGCTTGGTTCTGACGGCATCCGCTGGTTTCGTTGATGCAATTGCCTTCCTGCAACTGGGCGGTTTCTTTGCATCTTTCATGAGTGGCAACACCACGCAACTTGGGACTGCGATTGCCGGGCAGCCGGGCGTGCAGGGCGAGGTTCTGATCTGGTTTCCCGCTATCTTGATTGTCCTGTTTTTCGTGGGCGCTTTCTTTGGAACACTTGTCGTTCGTGCTTACGGTCGTGCGGGTAGTCTTTATGTGATGGCCAGTGTGGTGGCGATTTTGTTGTTGGTTGGCGTCCTGCGGCGCGAAGGCGCAATGTTTATCCAGCCGGTCCTGCTGCTTGCCGCCGCAATGGGTGCGCAAAACGCGGCCGTACAACCGATTGGCGCTGCGCGTCTGGGTGTAACTTACGTAACCGGCACGCTCTTTAATGCCGCTGCCGATCTTGCCTGTTCTCTGCGCGGTGAAACACCAAAGTGGCGGTGGTTGCAGCATGTCGCAGTTTGGCTGGCCTTGATGCTTGGCGCTGTGGGCGGTGGCCTCGGCCATTATTTTATTGGTCTTGATGCCTTGTTCGTACCAGCCGCTATGATTGTCGGGGCCATGGTTGTTTATATGAAGGTTAGCTAAACAGCGATTTTTCACTTTCAACCAGCTGCGAAATCAACGCTGAGACGGCTGTCACGCGGCGGAGTGTGCGTGCGGATTCATGGTAGGTCAGCCAATAGGCGCGGCGAATGGTGCGATCGGGAAAAAGCGGGACGAGGTCGGGGTCAGCGCGTGCGATGAACGCATGGAGAATACCGATACCAGCACCGGCCCGCACCGCCTCCACCTGACCCAGTGCACTCGACACTTCAAAATCCGGTTTCCAGTCGCGGCTGATCTCTGCGGCATAGGCAAGCGATGGATTGACCACGAGGTCTTCAACATAGCCGATCAGCCTGTGGCCGCTCAGTTCTTCGATCGATTGTGGTGCGCCATGTTCCTCAAGGTAACTGCGATGCGCATAAAGACCGAGCGTATAATCTACCAGCCTGCGGGCGATCAGCCTCCCTTGCTCGGGACGTTCCACAGTAATGGCAATATCCGCTTCGCGCCGTGACAGCGAAAACGAGCGCGGCACAGGCACCAGCTGAATGGTGAGATCAGGATATTGTTGCGTGAGACGTGCAAGCCGGGGGGTGAGAAAATTCACACCGAAGCCATCGGGTGCGCCGATACGCACTGTGCCGGATACGGCAACATCGGCATTGCCCACCTGCGCACGGGCCGAAAGCATTTCCGCTTCCATACGTTCTGCTGCTAGAAGAAACTCTTCGCCGGCCTGCGTCAATGTCGAACCATTGGTGCGTCGCGTCAGAAGCGTTGTCGAGAGCGCTGTTTCAAGGGCAGTGAGACGGCGTGCAACCGTGGTGTGGTTGATGCCTAATCTTTTGGCCGCGCCCAGAATTTGTCCCGAGCGCGCAACAGCCAGAAATATCCGAATATCATCCCAGTTCATGGCAATTCTCTCCGCGTGATCTTGTACTATAAAAAATGCACAACGGATACGCTTTTCAGCGCCTTGCAATAACGAATTTGCAGAGTCAGGATGGGCTACAAGAAGACGGCTTTTGACGCCGCCTTAA harbors:
- a CDS encoding LysR family transcriptional regulator — protein: MNWDDIRIFLAVARSGQILGAAKRLGINHTTVARRLTALETALSTTLLTRRTNGSTLTQAGEEFLLAAERMEAEMLSARAQVGNADVAVSGTVRIGAPDGFGVNFLTPRLARLTQQYPDLTIQLVPVPRSFSLSRREADIAITVERPEQGRLIARRLVDYTLGLYAHRSYLEEHGAPQSIEELSGHRLIGYVEDLVVNPSLAYAAEISRDWKPDFEVSSALGQVEAVRAGAGIGILHAFIARADPDLVPLFPDRTIRRAYWLTYHESARTLRRVTAVSALISQLVESEKSLFS
- a CDS encoding YoaK family protein, with the protein product MTPNSKLSLGLVLTASAGFVDAIAFLQLGGFFASFMSGNTTQLGTAIAGQPGVQGEVLIWFPAILIVLFFVGAFFGTLVVRAYGRAGSLYVMASVVAILLLVGVLRREGAMFIQPVLLLAAAMGAQNAAVQPIGAARLGVTYVTGTLFNAAADLACSLRGETPKWRWLQHVAVWLALMLGAVGGGLGHYFIGLDALFVPAAMIVGAMVVYMKVS